In a genomic window of Streptomyces katrae:
- a CDS encoding lipase family protein translates to MTPQATGNLTRQLSDGQRKNTPGAGGTPGDPLAGPVRPEPPAAEAAGRTDTELLIAASVLLADAALAARRAGADLTGALTGGRFALQALRRPTWALGTALSCVRALTGPAGLGFGANGGVVGELARIVGNVTRRRPASVAMAVDAFALRIEAATVTHPNLDSAHARRLTGALVAGDRLEAVRALHALVERLGVTRALTTVSPVIMELLALTGLLDENPVNDEFSWVTLAGGVPTTDPFLGLPSSLLKYLNPGPGRAERAEPDPILAKVLGTSRNDIVSYINDIGALGNHGLVLLRRVACADGAERYVLLLPGTSFALLSNSTPQDLIGAFDGCLRTDTTYTRAVKKLLRRAGVPAGSELMLVGHSLGGLTAMNLAADPDVASEYRVTHVVTLGSPIDNKRPADHTTRVVSLVNKHDVIPMLDGRGPASPNDIPESWVELAWLDESYDYPLSHAPQAYSDSLRGELAPYRDRVNALIAGYDGEITANQPYMLRDR, encoded by the coding sequence GTGACGCCTCAGGCGACCGGGAACCTAACCCGGCAGCTCTCCGACGGGCAGCGGAAGAACACCCCGGGCGCCGGCGGAACCCCCGGCGACCCGCTCGCCGGGCCGGTACGGCCCGAGCCCCCTGCGGCCGAGGCCGCCGGGCGCACCGACACCGAACTCCTCATCGCCGCCTCCGTCCTGCTCGCCGACGCCGCCCTCGCCGCACGACGGGCCGGAGCCGACCTCACCGGAGCCCTGACCGGCGGCCGCTTCGCCCTCCAGGCCCTGCGCCGCCCCACCTGGGCCCTCGGCACGGCCCTGTCCTGCGTACGCGCCCTGACCGGACCGGCCGGCCTCGGCTTCGGGGCCAACGGCGGGGTCGTCGGTGAACTCGCCCGGATCGTGGGCAACGTGACCCGCCGTCGGCCCGCGTCCGTCGCCATGGCCGTGGACGCCTTCGCCCTGCGCATCGAAGCCGCCACCGTCACCCACCCCAACCTGGACTCCGCCCACGCCCGCCGCCTCACCGGCGCCCTCGTCGCCGGAGACCGGCTGGAGGCCGTTCGCGCCCTGCACGCCCTGGTGGAACGGCTCGGCGTCACCCGGGCCCTGACCACCGTCAGCCCCGTGATCATGGAACTGCTGGCGCTGACCGGACTGCTGGACGAGAACCCCGTCAACGACGAGTTCTCCTGGGTCACCCTCGCGGGAGGGGTCCCCACCACCGACCCGTTCCTCGGTCTGCCCAGCTCCCTGCTCAAGTACCTCAACCCCGGCCCCGGGCGCGCCGAACGCGCCGAGCCGGACCCGATCCTCGCCAAGGTCCTCGGCACCTCCCGCAACGACATCGTCAGCTACATCAACGACATCGGCGCCCTCGGCAACCACGGCCTGGTCCTCCTGCGCCGCGTCGCCTGCGCGGACGGCGCCGAACGGTACGTGCTGCTGCTCCCCGGGACCAGTTTCGCCCTGCTCAGCAACAGCACCCCGCAGGACCTGATCGGCGCCTTCGACGGCTGCCTGCGCACCGACACCACCTACACCCGGGCCGTGAAGAAGCTGCTGCGGCGGGCCGGCGTGCCGGCGGGGTCCGAGCTGATGCTGGTCGGGCACAGCCTCGGCGGCCTGACCGCGATGAACCTGGCCGCCGACCCCGACGTGGCCTCCGAGTACAGGGTCACCCACGTGGTCACGCTCGGCTCCCCGATCGACAACAAGCGGCCCGCCGACCACACCACCCGCGTCGTCAGCCTGGTCAACAAGCACGACGTGATCCCGATGCTGGACGGCCGCGGCCCGGCCTCCCCGAACGACATCCCGGAGAGCTGGGTGGAGCTGGCCTGGCTCGACGAGTCGTACGACTACCCCCTCTCGCACGCCCCGCAGGCCTATTCGGACAGCCTGCGCGGCGAACTGGCCCCCTACCGCGACCGGGTCAACGCCCTGATCGCCGGCTACGACGGCGAGATCACCGCCAACCAGCCCTACATGCTCCGCGACCGATGA